The following nucleotide sequence is from Barnesiella viscericola DSM 18177.
AGATTTCTGGATACCGCGTCGTAGCGCGGAATGACCAAAACGACGCGTACAGCGTTCCTCCTCCTTTATCGGGCCGGGAGGAGGCCAGCCAGCCGAGGATAAGGGCGAAGAGTGTCTGAGCACAGCGAGTTCCGCAGCCCCCGAGGGCGGTGCCAGCCGCCGAGCGACAAAGCCCGATAACCGCGGCGGCGCTTCTTGGTTCGTTCTTCTCGCTGCTGAGAAGAATGAACATCTCCCGGCATTACACCCGGGTATTTCCTGGATACCGCATCAAGTGCGGTATGACACGCCCCGTCACCCCGCACGGCGATGCGGGGTCCAGCGGCTCGATAAAACGTGTAGGCTGAAGAATATACCAAACAGCAAGCCCGGGTATTCTTGAATACAGCATCAAGCGCGGTATGACAAAAAGGCGACAGGTGATAAACACCTGTCGCCCACACCCGAAAGGGAAAAATCAATCTCGTGAAAATTTACTTCACGATCACCTTTTGCGAACGGCTGCTCGTGCGCACCACATAGACTCCTGCATCGGCAAGCTGCACGGTAGCGGCGTGACCTGCATAGACCAGCTGCCCCGTGGCCGTATAGACCCGATAGTCCCCATCGACATTCTCCACATGCAGGGTATGATTCTCCACATAGATGCACGCCCCACTATCAAGAACTGTCTCTACACTACTTTCCATCTCCTGGATATTCATGAAATAGCGCCAATACTCAGCGGCTTGATAAGCCTCTTTACAACCGGCCGGTACATAAAGTATTCCATAGTTGCCGAAGGTATTCGGCCCAATTTCGGGCGGTGTTACGGCATGCACCGTTACCGACTCCAATTGGTTGCAGTTAGCAAAGGCATAATCACCGATACCCGTTACCAACTCAGGAATTGTGATTGAGGTCAAACCACTACACCAAGAGAAAGCACTCTCACCAATACTCGTTAACGACTCGGGTAGCGTGATTGTGGTCAAACCACTACACCAAGAGAAAGCACTCTCACCAATACTCGTTAACGACTCGGGTAGCGTGACTGTGGTTAGGCCACTGCAACTACGAAAAGCCGCGTAACCGATACTCGTTAACGACTCGGGTAGCGTGATTGTGGTCAAACCACTACACCAAGAGAAAGCACTCTCACCAATACTCGTTAACGACTCGGGTAGCGTGATTGAAGTCAAATTACTACACAGACAGAAAGCCCCCCCTCCGATACTCGTCAACGACTCAGGTAGCGTGATTGTGGTCAAGCCCGTGCATTCATAAAAAGCATTATTCCCAATAATCTCTACCGATTCGGGTATCGTCATCGAGGTCAAACCCCTGCAATCATAAAATGCCCAATCGCCAATACTCGTGACCGAATTGGGAATTGAGATTGAGGTTAAACCTCTGCAAGAAGAAAATGCCGATTTTCCGATACTCGTGACCGACTCGGGTAGCGTGATGGAGGTCAAACCTGTACAACCCGAGAAAGCCGCGTAACCGATACTCGTGACCGACTCGGGTAGCGTGATGGAGGTCAAACCTGTACAACCCGAGAAAGCCGCGTAACCGATACTCGTCACAGGAAAGACATCGCCCAAATAGTTGATTGAAGCCGGAATAACCACATCGCCCGAATAGGGGGTATCGCCCCGAATAACCACAGCCCCCTCATTGTTCAAATCGTAATAGATTCCATCTACTTCAAAGGCTTCAGCCCGAGTAACTCCGCACAAAAGGGCTATCACCAAAAGCCACACTGGTAAATAAGATTTCATAGCATCATATTTTCTGTCTCCCTGCCCCCCTGGGGTAGACGTTATAAAAAACAAAAGCGTAGGGAACATTTTACCCTCTTGAATCGAGTAATACGCTTTTATAGAATTATTTCGCAAAATTAAGGTATAAATTGCTAAACCAGATCAACCGGGCGTGCTTTTTTCATTCTTCCGCAATAAAATGCAAATGATTCCTGTCGCTATTCCCGGGATACCGCAACGCGATGCGGAACGAGTGAGGCCGCCACGCCTGCGGAACCTAAAAAAATACCCCCGACCCGGAACGCTCCGGGTCGGGGGATTTTGCAAGCCGCAAGTGCGGATTTTTTGGTTAGTTTATTATAACGGGCATAATGCCCTTTTCCTGAATCGATTAGTCAATCGAACCGTCTTGCTCCAGCTTCAAGGTCTTGGTGGGCTGGTCGCAAACCTCGGTGGGGCCAAAGTATTGGATAGGACCGGGGTATACGTAGCAGGTGTTCATAGCCCACTCGTCGCGATGTGCAGCAAAGTACTTGAAGGGGGCACCGTCGAGGTGAACGAGGGCTTTTTGGATCACGGGTTTCATCTCGCCGTGACGACGCTCCATGTTCATCATCATGGTCACAGGCACACCGCCGGCAATCCATTCGCTGGCCGGTTTGGTGGTGTTGCGTACCGACGACATGTAACCGGTGCGGCCTTCGCCTACGAGCAACGATGCGGTGTAACCCAGCGAGTAGCAGTAGTCGGCATCGAAGTTGGAGGGGTCGGCGCAACGGCCTTCATATCCGAAGAAGTGGTACTGGGTAGCGAACTTGCCGTCGTATTTGCCTTCGGCTTTCATCTCGGCCAGGCGACGTCCTACCATTTCGCCCAGCAGTTTCTCGGTCTCGATGAGCGATACCTGTACGTTTCCGTGGGGGTCGCGGTCGAGCGTGAGCTGACGGGCTACACCTTCGGGCAGGCTGGCATAGATGGCCGAGTTTTCGGGCGAGAGGTGTTTGATGATGTAGTTTCTCTGCTCCGATTTCTTGATCATGGCAAACTCGGAACCGTTCTCGGCCAGGTAGTCGTTGAGTTCGGCGATGAGTCGCTTCATGGCGGGAATGAACTCGATGAGGCCTTCGGGAATCAGCACGGTACCGAAGTTGAAGCCTTTGGCGGCACGGGCGGCTACGATATTGGCAATGTTGTTGACGATGTCGTCGAGGGTCATCTGCTTGGCCTCAACCTCTTCGGAAATCAGGCAGATGTTGGGTTGTGTCTGCAAGGCGCATTCAAGAGCGATGTGCGAAGCCGAACGTCCCATCAACTTGATGAAGTGCCAGTATTTCTTGGCCGAGTTGCAGTCGCGTTGGATATTACCGATTACCTCGGAGTATACCTTGCAGGCGGTATCGAAACCGAAGGAGCACTCGATCATCTCGTTCTTCAAGTCGCCGTCGATGGTCTTGGGGCAACCGATTACCTGTACGCCGGCACCGATCTGTTTGTAGTATTCGGCCAGCACGCAGGCGTTGGTGTTGGAGTCGTCGCCACCGATGATAACCACGGCCTTGATGCCCAACTCCTTGATGATTTCGAGACCGCTGTCGAACTGTTCTTTCGTTTCGAGTTTGGTGCGGCCCGAACCGATGATGTCGAAACCACCCGTGTTGCGGTAGTCGTCGATGATATCGGCGGTAAGTTCCATGTATTTATGGTCGATGAGTCCGCCCGGGCCCAGCAGGAAACCGAAGAGGCGGCTATCCTTGTTCATGGCTTTGAGTCCGTCGAAGAGACCCGAAATTACGTTGTGTCCACCGGGAGCCTGACCACCCGAGAGGATTACGCCCACGTTGATGGCGGGATACTCTTTCTTGGGGGCTGCTTCAAAACGGAGCACGGGCATGCCGTAGGTATTGGGGAACAACTTGGCGATAGCCTCCTGGTCGGCCACCGATTGCGTGGCTTTGCCCTCGACGATGGTTACGCCGTTCTTAATGGCTTCGGGCAGCTTGGGCTGATACGAAGCACGAGCAGTTTGAAGTGCACTTTTCTTCATTGTAAACTCTTTTGTTTATGTATGTTGATGATAACTTTTTCGTGTGGGCAAAGTTCGTATTTTTTTTTCAAAGAGCCAAACGGCAGGGTATTAAATTCCCACGACAGCCGGGTCACAGCCCCACTCACTGTCGGGTGGCGAAAAAAGTGGCAACCCAAAAACCAGCCCCGGGGTTCACCACCCCGGGGCTGGTTGCATAAAGAGAGCCAAGTGCTTCGGTTATCCTTGCGATGAACACTTCGGCTCTATCCTATCGGACCACGCCTCGCAGCATCGATGCGGCTCTA
It contains:
- a CDS encoding leucine-rich repeat domain-containing protein, whose translation is MNNEGAVVIRGDTPYSGDVVIPASINYLGDVFPVTSIGYAAFSGCTGLTSITLPESVTSIGYAAFSGCTGLTSITLPESVTSIGKSAFSSCRGLTSISIPNSVTSIGDWAFYDCRGLTSMTIPESVEIIGNNAFYECTGLTTITLPESLTSIGGGAFCLCSNLTSITLPESLTSIGESAFSWCSGLTTITLPESLTSIGYAAFRSCSGLTTVTLPESLTSIGESAFSWCSGLTTITLPESLTSIGESAFSWCSGLTSITIPELVTGIGDYAFANCNQLESVTVHAVTPPEIGPNTFGNYGILYVPAGCKEAYQAAEYWRYFMNIQEMESSVETVLDSGACIYVENHTLHVENVDGDYRVYTATGQLVYAGHAATVQLADAGVYVVRTSSRSQKVIVK
- a CDS encoding diphosphate--fructose-6-phosphate 1-phosphotransferase; this encodes MKKSALQTARASYQPKLPEAIKNGVTIVEGKATQSVADQEAIAKLFPNTYGMPVLRFEAAPKKEYPAINVGVILSGGQAPGGHNVISGLFDGLKAMNKDSRLFGFLLGPGGLIDHKYMELTADIIDDYRNTGGFDIIGSGRTKLETKEQFDSGLEIIKELGIKAVVIIGGDDSNTNACVLAEYYKQIGAGVQVIGCPKTIDGDLKNEMIECSFGFDTACKVYSEVIGNIQRDCNSAKKYWHFIKLMGRSASHIALECALQTQPNICLISEEVEAKQMTLDDIVNNIANIVAARAAKGFNFGTVLIPEGLIEFIPAMKRLIAELNDYLAENGSEFAMIKKSEQRNYIIKHLSPENSAIYASLPEGVARQLTLDRDPHGNVQVSLIETEKLLGEMVGRRLAEMKAEGKYDGKFATQYHFFGYEGRCADPSNFDADYCYSLGYTASLLVGEGRTGYMSSVRNTTKPASEWIAGGVPVTMMMNMERRHGEMKPVIQKALVHLDGAPFKYFAAHRDEWAMNTCYVYPGPIQYFGPTEVCDQPTKTLKLEQDGSID